The Ascochyta rabiei chromosome 5, complete sequence genome has a segment encoding these proteins:
- a CDS encoding 40S ribosomal protein S12, translating to MAALAPSRSPLPVQQLTPPSSSHGAGASWDFAVPLDGSRQSYDQESFMSGHAAPAYAHANRQPHTSQASNFAKPVRSTTWESQGQYEDDRSNQASGRASSLHKKPSRDVMAGDQDSTYAKSNTKGKMGPPAAVRGRGAKKPAGGSPVDPEADQSKWIHRDKLKEIEIREMEEAGFRVGRTSRSNSRSQSATRRTRDRTNSELAEGLQTGDERYERRIVSPIPAEAEHALAEQQYHTWSPTSSEGPAPDMQPPSSRTNHTVRPSTSRIPLPKTSGIPVPASVADRDAPLPRSRTGSANWNGDIAAAGARVRSGSIGSQVLLDDFIDERKHGHIRNNSSSASASSLKQPPRSPIKAKTPGKPAAAAGARKTSTTSRTQSKTRQVSGTNRRPGTGGNVVSRPTTGHRPEGEAPWIATMYKPDPRLPPDQQIIPTHAKRMQQEQWENEGRVGSMYDTDFRLLNTEETGGQRLSQIDPIALEKERQNEQWPLPSPDKQPSPANEKTEPSADKSPALEQPQFKLTPTIPQSPRALSPKPASLKRAPSEKPKTTRMPEPSEEMPEKKGKCCIVM from the exons ATGGCTGCCCTTGCGCCGTCCCGTTCGCCCCTGCCAGTTCAACAGTTGACGCCGCCCAGTAGCTCGCACGGTGCCGGAGCGTCGTGGGATTTTGCTGTGCCTCTGGACGGTTCG AGGCAGTCCTACGACCAGGAGTCCTTCATGTCCGGCCATGCAGCCCCCGCGTACGCTCACGCCAACCGCCAGCCACATACCTCACAAGCCAGCAACTTCGCAAAGCCTGTCCGCTCCACCACCTGGGAGTCGCAGGGCCAGTATGAGGACGACAGATCGAACCAGGCTTCAGGACGTGCTAGCTCACTGCACAAGAAGCCAAGTCGAGATGTGATGGCTGGTGACCAGGACAGCACCTACGCCAAGAGCAACACCAAAGGCAAGATGGGGCCTCCGGCAGCCGTTAGGGGCCGTGGTGCGAAAAAACCCGCAGGCGGAAGCCCTGTCGATCCCGAAGCCGACCAAAGCAAGTGGATACACCGAGACAAGCTCAAGGAGATTGAGATCAGGGAAATGGAGGAGGCTGGTTTCAGAGTCGGGCGCACAAGCAGATCGAACAGCCGGTCACAGAGCGCCACGCGGAGGACACGAGACCGCACCAACTCCGAGCTGGCCGAGGGCCTGCAGACCGGCGACGAGCGCTATGAGAGACGCATAGTATCCCCCATACCTGCCGAAGCCGAGCACGCCTTGGCTGAGCAGCAGTACCATACGTGGAGCCCGACAAGCAGCGAGGGTCCCGCACCAGACATGCAGCCGCCGTCTTCACGGACAAACCACACTGTGAGGCCTAGTACGTCTCGCATCCCTCTGCCAAAAACGAGTGGAATACCTGTACCGGCATCCGTGGCCGATCGAGACGCGCCGTTGCCAAGATCACGGACAGGCAGCGCAAACTGGAACGGCGACATTGCTGCTGCCGGTGCGCGAGTACGCAGCGGAAGCATAGGAAGTCAGGTACTGCTCGACGACTTCATTGACGAGAGAAAACATGGCCATATCCGCAACAACTCATCATCGGCCAGTGCGTCGTCTCTGAAGCAACCTCCGAGATCGCCGATCAAGGCAAAGACACCGGGCAAGCCAGCGGCTGCTGCGGGCGCGCGAAAGACCAGCACCACATCACGGACACAGTCCAAGACCAGGCAAGTCTCGGGCACGAACAGACGGCCCGGCACGGGTGGCAACGTCGTCTCGCGTCCAACTACCGGCCATCGACCGGAAGGAGAGGCGCCTTGGATTGCGACCATGTACAAGCCGGATCCACGTCTACCACCGGACCAGCAGATCATCCCTACGCACGCAAAACGAATGCAGCAAGAGCAGTGGGAGAATGAGGGCCGAGTCGGGTCCATGTACGACACTGATTTCCGCTTGCTCAACACGGAAGAAACGGGAGGTCAGCGTTTGTCGCAGATTGATCCCATCGCGCTGGAGAAGGAAAGGCAGAACGAGCAGTGGCCTCTCCCAAGTCCGGACAAGCAGCCTTCACCTGCAAACGAGAAGACGGAGCCTTCTGCCGACAAGTCACCAGCACTCGAGCAGCCGCAGTTCAAGCTCACCCCGACGATCCCTCAAAGCCCTCGTGCGCTCTCGCCGAAGCCAGCGTCGCTCAAGCGCGCGCCCAGCGAGAAGCCCAAGACGACGCGAATGCCCGAGCCAAGCGAGGAGATGCCCGAGAAGAAGGGCAAATGCTGCATCGTTATGTAG